A DNA window from Budorcas taxicolor isolate Tak-1 chromosome 14, Takin1.1, whole genome shotgun sequence contains the following coding sequences:
- the MAPK15 gene encoding mitogen-activated protein kinase 15, with protein sequence MCTAEVDRHVAQRYLLKRRLGKGAYGIVWKAVDRRTGEVVAIKKIFDAFKDKTDAQSTAPCKPRVQQRTFREIMLLQEFGDHPNIVRLLDVIPAENNRDIYLVFESMDTDLNAVICKGTLLKDIHKRYIFYQLLRATKFIHSGRVIHRDQKPSNVLLNASCLVKLCDFGLARPLSGLPEVPEGHALTEYVATRWYRAPEMLLSSSWYTPGVDMWSLGCILGEMLRGRPLFPGTSTLHQLELILEAILPPSKEDLLALSSGCNISVLQHLGSRPRQTLDALLPPDTPPDALDLLSRLLVFAPHKRLSAAQALQHPYVQRFHCPAREWTLGGDVRLPVQEGAQLSAAEYRRRLHQMVLERRGHGRFPKETGLGGGSPTPEPEAQLPSDSPALNPGCRPRNNPGHCPVHDAPGGAEDPPKQNSAPLHQPPPPGGSGRGARPGGATSSSWVKPSVREAAPSLISQAAAQVAVRALIRSDRNPGRGANAPGAPRVPPRPPGAARPGRRMFGVSAAQGTQGAARAALGGYSQAYGTVCLSALGCLPLLPGPRA encoded by the exons ATGTGCACCGCCGAGGTGGACCGTCACGTCGCCCAGCGATACCTGCTCAAGCGGCGGCTCGGAAAGGGG GCCTATGGCATTGTGTGGAAGGCAGTGGATCGGAGGACTGGCGAGGTTGTGGCCATCAAGAAAATCTTTGATGCCTTCAAGGATAAGACAGATGCCCAG AGCACCGCCCCCTGCAAACCCAGGGTCCAGCAG CGGACGTTCCGGGAAATCATGCTTCTCCAG GAATTTGGGGACCATCCCAACATCGTCCGCCTCCTGGATGTGATCCCGGCAGAGAACAACAGGGACATTTACCTGGTGTTTGAGTCTATGG ACACCGACCTGAATGCCGTCATCTGCAAAGGCACACTGCTGAAGGACATCCACAAGCGCTACATCTTCTACCAGCTGCTGCGGGCCACCAAGTTCATTCACTCAGGGCGGGTCATCCACCGGGACCAGAAG CCATCCAATGTTCTCCTGAACGCCAGCTGTTTGGTgaagctctgtgactttggccTGGCTCGCCCCCTCAGCGGCCTCCCTGAGGTGCCCGAGGGCCATGCCCTGACGGAGTATGTGGCCACGAGATGGTACCGGGCTCCAGAGATGTTGCTGTCTTCCAGCTG GTACACCCCCGGGGTGGACATGTGGAGTCTGGGCTGCATTCTGGGGGAGATGCTGCGGGGGCGGCCCTTGTTCCCTGGCACGTCCACCCTCCACCAGCTGGAGCTCATCCTGGAGGCCATCCTGCCACCATCCAAGGAGG ACCTCCTGGCGCTCAGCTCTGGTTGCAACATCTCAGTTCTGCAGCACCTGGGGTCCCG GCCCAGGCAGACACTAGATGCCCTCCTGCCCCCCGACACCCCTCCAGACGCCCTGGACCTCCTCTCGAGACTCCTGGTGTTTGCCCCGCACAAGCGGCTCAGCGCAGCCCAGGCCCTGCAACACCCCTACGTGCAGAG GTTCCACTGCCCGGCCCGTGAGTGGACACTGGGCGGGGACGTGCGGCTCCCGGTGCAGGAAGGAGCCCAGCTCTCAGCCGCCGAGTATCGCCGCCGCCTCCATCAG ATGGTCTTGGAGCGCAGGGGCCACGGCCGCTTCCCGAAGGAGACGGGTCTGGGGGGCGGCTCCCCGACCCCCGAGCCGGAGGCCCAGCTGCCCTCGGACTCGCCCGCGTTGAACCCCGGATGCCGGCCTCGGAATAACCCCGGCCACTGCCCCGTGCACG ACGCCCCTGGCGGAGCCGAGGACCCTCCCAAGCAGAACTCAGCCCCCCTGCACCAGCCTCCGCCCCCAGGAGGTTCTGGGAGAGGGGCGAGGCCCGGCGGGGCGACGTCATCCTCGTGG GTGAAGCCCAGCGTGAGGGAGGCCGCGCCCTCCTTGATCTCGCAGGCGGCCGCCCAGGTGGCCGTCCGGGCCCTGATCCGGAGTGACCGGAACCCAGGCCGCGGTGCGAACGCGCCCGGCGCGCCACGG GTTCCTCCTAGACCTCCCGGAGCTGCCCGGCCCGGTCGGAGGATGTTCGGGGTCTCGGCCGCGCAGGGGACCCAGGGGGCCGCGCGGGCCGCGCTGGGGGGCTACTCCCAAGCCTACGGGACCGTCTGCCTCTCGGCGCTGGGCTGCCTGCCCCTTCTCCCAGGACCTCGCGCCTGA
- the CCDC166 gene encoding coiled-coil domain-containing protein 166, translating to MAPKKRGQGAGRRGGAAGEGAEPPLSERAQYLQREHKLLSEELDACKQRVDQVLQENNFLDSEAPRLREENRLYASYASTRAQRSANAIVRLEEQNRVNLSQIHWERAELASIYRGREDGVRAQLLEMEARAARMAQQVQELQPYKELQLEQLARIRALERELLHMRVEHTQLLHRVKRRFLEDKAAFEREARQRVQSLARRAEREAARALLAHTQAIRVDNGRLRQELLRLLRRAQVLQDTRRQLLEQREQLRREHEDTRDLARVHGWLRRGPEGPPLWEPSPAASDPESFPSKTPLSATFRVPSVSASQNPSQVLCRADSWTPSLPSKVSVPRVPSLVPSRVGSRVLSLAPSKASLRVPSHDPSHVGSRVQSLSVSPPGSRVPSLIPYGPGSGVASLTPSRPDSRFSSRSSLRAASQNTILSGKLVPRSGSYPLPVEGDGDRYAADEAASGRA from the exons ATGGCGCCCAAGAAGCGCGGGCAGGGCGCCGGGCGCCGGGGGGGCGCGGCGGGAGAGGGCGCCGAGCCACCGCTGTCGGAGCGCGCTCAGTACCTGCAGCGTGAGCACAAGCTGCTCTCTGAGGAACTGGACGCCTGTAAGCAGCGCGTCGACCAAGTGCTGCAGGAGAACAACTTCCTGGACAGCGAGGCGCCGCGCCTGCGCGAGGAGAACCGGCTCTACGCGAGCTACGCGAGCACGCGCGCGCAGCGCAGCGCCAACGCCATCGTTAGGCTGGAAGAGCAGAACCGCGTGAACCTTTCGCAGATCCACTGGGAGCGCGCAGAGCTGGCGTCTATCTACCGCGGGCGTGAGGACGGGGTGCGCGCGCAGCTGCTGGAGATGGAGGCGCGCGCGGCACGGATGGCCCAGCAGGTGCAGGAGCTGCAGCCCTACAAG GAGCTGCAGCTGGAGCAGCTGGCCCGGATCCGGGCGCTGGAGCGCGAGCTGCTGCATATGCGTGTGGAGCACACGCAGCTGCTCCACCGCGTGAAGCGGCGCTTCCTGGAGGACAAGGCAGCGTTTGAGCGCGAGGCGCGCCAGCGCGTGCAGTCGCTGGCGCGGCGCGCGGAGCGGGAGGCGGCGCGCGCGCTGTTGGCACACACCCAGGCCATCAGAGTGGACAATGGTCGCCTGCGGCAGGAGCTGCTGCGGCTTCTCCGCCGGGCCCAGGTGCTGCAGGACACACGGCGCCAGTTGCTGGAGCAGCGCGAGCAGCTGCGGCGCGAGCATGAGGACACGCGCGACCTGGCGCGCGTGCACGGCTGGCTGCGCCGAGGCCCCGAGGGCCCGCCGCTTTGGGAACCATCGCCGGCTGCTTCTGACCCCGAGTCTTTTCCCTCCAAGACCCCGCTGAGCGCGACCTTCCGGGTCCCATCAGTCTCAGCCTCCCAGAACCCGTCTCAGGTCTTATGCCGCGCGGATTCTTGGACCCCGTCCCTGCCCTCGAAGGTCTCAGTTCCCAGGGTCCCGTCACTGGTCCCATCGCGTGTTGGCTCCAGGGTCCTGTCTCTGGCCCCTTCGAAGGCCAGTTTACGAGTCCCATCCCACGACCCATCGCACGTGGGCTCCAGGGTCCAGTCCTTGTCCGTGTCGCCCCCAGGCTCCCGAGTCCCATCCCTGATCCCGTACGGCCCGGGCTCCGGGGTCGCGTCCTTGACACCGTCCCGACCGGACTCTCGATTCTCTTCGCGGTCCTCACTGCGTGCCGCCTCACAGAACACCATCCTCTCTGGGAAGCTCGTCCCCAGGTCGGGCTCTTATCCTCTCCCAGTCGAAGGAGACGGCGACCGTTATGCTGCAGATGAAGCCGCCTCCGGGAGAGCCTGA